The Stegostoma tigrinum isolate sSteTig4 unplaced genomic scaffold, sSteTig4.hap1 scaffold_275, whole genome shotgun sequence genome includes a window with the following:
- the LOC132208064 gene encoding ferritin, middle subunit-like, whose product MVSQVCQNYHKDCEDAVNKQINLELYSSYVYLSMFSYFDRDDVALHHFAEFFKEQSHEEREHSEKLMAFQNKRGGRVILQDIKKPEQDEWGNGLEAMQRALQMEKGVNQSLLDLHKLSSGNTDPHLCDFLERHYLDEQVKMIKKLGDHITNLKRLGAPANGTGEYLFDRLTLS is encoded by the exons atggtttcccaagtgtgtcagaactaccacaaggactgtgaggatgctgttaacaagcagatcaacctggagctctattcctcctatgtttacctctccatg ttctcttactttgaccgggatgatgttgccctgcatcactttgctgagttcttcaaggagcagtcccatgaggaacgggaacactctgagaaactgatggcattccagaataaacgtggaggtcgAGTCATCCTGCAGGACATTAAG aagccagagcaggatgagtggggcaatggtctggaggcaatgcagagagctctgcagatggagaagggtgtgaaccagagtctgctggatctgcacaaactctcctctggcaacactgaccctcat ctgtgtgacttcctggagaggcactacctggatgagcaagtgaagatgatcaagaagctgggagatcacatcaccaacctgaagagactgggagcccctgccaATGGcacgggagagtacctgtttgacaggctcacactcagctga